Proteins encoded together in one Rossellomorea sp. y25 window:
- a CDS encoding malic enzyme-like NAD(P)-binding protein, whose translation MSLREEALHMHRVNKGKLESKSKVEVRNADDLSLAYSPGVAEPCKVIYDKPETVYDYTMKGNMVAVVSDGTAVLGLGNIGPEAALPVMEGKAVLFKSFAGVDAFPICLNTTDVDKIVETVKLLEPTFGGVNLEDIAAPNCFEIEERLKKETNIPVFHDDQHGTAIVTVAGLVNALKIVGKKMSEIKVVANGAGAAGMAIIKLLYRYGVRDIIMCDSKGAIYEGRPEGMNAIKDEVAKFTNKDHIKGGLTEVLKDADVFIGVSVAGALTEEMVASMKKDPIIFAMANPVPEIMPALAKAAGAKVVGTGRSDFPNQVNNVLAFPGIFRGALDVRATHINEKMKQAAVEAIASLISEDELNEDYVIPAPFDKRVAPAVAAAVAKTAMETGVARLKVDPEEIRKKTEDLAVIGKSE comes from the coding sequence TTGTCATTACGTGAAGAAGCTCTGCATATGCATCGAGTGAATAAAGGGAAATTAGAATCAAAATCCAAGGTGGAAGTCCGAAATGCGGATGACCTGAGCCTGGCTTACTCCCCCGGGGTAGCCGAACCTTGTAAGGTTATTTATGACAAGCCTGAAACGGTTTACGATTATACGATGAAAGGGAATATGGTGGCCGTTGTTTCAGATGGCACAGCTGTTTTAGGGCTGGGAAATATCGGACCGGAAGCTGCCCTGCCTGTTATGGAAGGAAAAGCGGTTCTATTTAAGAGCTTTGCAGGGGTAGATGCGTTCCCAATCTGTTTGAACACAACGGATGTGGACAAGATTGTAGAAACGGTGAAACTTCTTGAGCCTACATTTGGCGGAGTGAATCTTGAAGACATTGCGGCTCCAAATTGCTTTGAAATCGAAGAACGTTTGAAAAAAGAGACGAATATTCCTGTGTTTCACGATGATCAGCATGGTACGGCAATTGTTACCGTAGCGGGCCTTGTGAACGCTCTTAAAATCGTCGGGAAGAAGATGTCTGAAATCAAAGTAGTGGCAAATGGAGCTGGAGCTGCCGGCATGGCGATCATTAAGCTTCTTTACCGCTATGGAGTGAGAGATATCATCATGTGTGATTCCAAAGGAGCGATTTACGAAGGCCGTCCTGAAGGAATGAACGCCATTAAGGACGAAGTGGCGAAGTTTACCAATAAGGATCACATCAAAGGCGGACTGACAGAAGTATTAAAAGATGCAGACGTATTTATCGGTGTATCTGTTGCAGGGGCATTAACGGAAGAAATGGTTGCTTCCATGAAGAAGGATCCAATCATCTTCGCCATGGCCAATCCTGTTCCGGAAATTATGCCGGCGCTTGCTAAAGCGGCTGGAGCTAAAGTGGTGGGAACCGGTCGATCCGATTTTCCTAACCAGGTGAATAATGTTCTGGCATTCCCGGGTATTTTCCGCGGGGCACTGGATGTCCGCGCCACTCATATCAATGAGAAAATGAAGCAGGCTGCGGTTGAGGCGATTGCGTCGTTAATCAGTGAAGATGAGTTGAATGAAGACTATGTCATTCCTGCACCGTTCGATAAGCGTGTAGCACCTGCCGTAGCGGCTGCGGTTGCAAAGACAGCCATGGAGACGGGAGTGGCCCGTCTGAAAGTGGATCCTGAAGAAATCCGTAAAAAAACGGAAGATTTAGCGGTTATCGGGAAGAGTGAATGA
- the dnaE gene encoding DNA polymerase III subunit alpha, translating to MSFVHLQVASAYSLLSSTISINGLVHKAKNSGFKALALTDKNMMYAAIPFYKACLKENIKPIIGLTADILTEDEERSYPLVLLVKNQTGYQNLLKISSAIGAKSKNGIPLKWLGSYSEGLIVITPGMKGEIETLLLENETEQAIKCIQTFQSMFGKHSFYLSLQKHGIPAEEELIPLLKKAADETGAGIVATNDVQYLDQEDHFAHECMSAIRDGVKLSEDDRDVLGSQEYYFKSKEQMVDLFSDHVTELENTMKIADQCHLTIPFHQQLLPKYPLPEGVSALQELTHLCEKGLSERVETVSDEYIERLDYELEVIGRMGFSDYFLIVWDFMKFAKERKILTGPGRGSAAGSLVSYALRITDVDPIEHHLLFERFLNPDRVSMPDIDIDFPDHRRDEVIEYVEGKYGSLHVAQIITFGTFAAKAAMRDTGRVFGLNMKEQEQVSKLVPNQLGITLKEAYEKSKGFREFVTSSDHYKKLFETACKLEGLPRHTSTHAAGVVMSEAPLVQWVPIQGSASGIHLTQFSMDILEEIGLLKMDFLGLRNLSILERIVKNVQMGTNKSFSLDSIPMDDPKTFELLSKGQTNGIFQLESEGMRNVLKRLKPNSFEDIVAVNALYRPGPMENIPTYIKRKHGGEKVEYPLPDLKPILEMTYGVIVYQEQIMQIASKMAGFSLGEADLLRRAVSKKKKDVLNQEREHFVSGSTRKGYTEEVAHTIYDLIVRFADYGFNRSHAVAYSMIAYQLAYLKAHYPAFFISSLLTSVVGNETKVAQYIREAKLYDLEILPPSINTSQFVFTVEGKNRIRYSLGAIKGIGAAALKEIIRARKEKPFQDLFDFCMRVSSKSINRKILENLVLAGAFDEFEVDRAILLASLDVAAQHAELVNPEDDPDLFHEEEAFLLKPKYVEVEAMTIDTMLQFEKQVLGLYLSNHPVSSHRPLFDQCGLQQIADLQKGSKITFGGYIMGVKSIRTKKGEVMAFLEIGDESGEIEAVVFPNVYRHNMTLLKEGNILLFGGNVEDRNDKLQFIVNHLETMQEAERKVKERDQKLYLKIAREQDEEACMQHIHQTIKRFKGKNPVIVYYEREKKSIQLPDNLRVIPSVEAIRELHQILGKANVILQ from the coding sequence ATGTCATTTGTTCATTTACAGGTAGCGAGTGCCTATAGTCTCTTGTCTAGCACGATTTCGATAAATGGACTAGTACATAAAGCGAAGAATTCAGGGTTTAAAGCACTGGCTTTAACCGATAAAAATATGATGTATGCCGCCATCCCTTTTTATAAGGCGTGTTTAAAAGAAAATATAAAACCGATCATCGGGTTGACCGCTGATATTTTAACAGAAGACGAAGAAAGGTCCTATCCGCTTGTTCTCCTCGTGAAAAATCAGACGGGCTATCAAAATCTGTTAAAGATTTCGAGTGCGATCGGGGCCAAGTCCAAAAATGGGATTCCGTTGAAGTGGCTCGGATCCTATAGTGAGGGATTAATCGTGATCACTCCAGGAATGAAAGGGGAGATTGAAACCCTTTTGCTGGAAAATGAAACAGAACAAGCGATAAAGTGCATTCAAACGTTCCAAAGCATGTTCGGTAAACATTCATTTTATTTGAGCCTTCAAAAGCATGGCATCCCGGCTGAAGAAGAACTCATCCCCTTATTAAAGAAGGCGGCAGACGAAACGGGTGCCGGAATCGTCGCTACCAATGATGTTCAATATCTTGACCAGGAGGATCATTTTGCCCATGAGTGCATGAGTGCGATCCGGGACGGAGTGAAGCTTTCTGAAGATGACCGGGACGTGTTGGGTTCACAGGAGTATTACTTCAAGTCCAAAGAGCAGATGGTGGATTTGTTTTCTGATCATGTCACGGAACTCGAAAACACGATGAAAATTGCCGATCAGTGCCACCTGACAATCCCTTTCCATCAACAGCTCCTGCCGAAATATCCCCTGCCTGAGGGAGTGTCCGCCCTTCAGGAATTGACCCATCTTTGTGAAAAGGGGTTGAGTGAGAGGGTAGAAACGGTTTCGGATGAGTACATAGAACGATTGGATTATGAGCTTGAAGTCATCGGCAGGATGGGATTCAGCGATTACTTCCTGATTGTTTGGGATTTTATGAAGTTTGCGAAGGAAAGAAAGATCCTGACGGGACCTGGAAGGGGATCGGCAGCGGGTTCCTTGGTATCGTACGCATTGAGGATTACAGATGTGGACCCGATCGAGCATCATTTGCTGTTTGAACGATTTTTGAATCCTGATCGGGTGTCGATGCCGGATATTGATATCGATTTTCCCGATCACCGGCGGGACGAGGTGATCGAGTATGTGGAAGGGAAGTATGGGAGCCTTCATGTTGCTCAGATCATTACGTTCGGGACCTTTGCTGCAAAGGCGGCCATGCGTGATACAGGTCGTGTATTCGGCTTGAATATGAAGGAGCAGGAGCAAGTATCCAAGCTTGTTCCCAATCAGTTGGGGATCACGCTTAAGGAAGCCTATGAAAAGTCTAAGGGATTCCGGGAATTTGTGACAAGCTCTGATCATTACAAGAAGTTATTCGAGACGGCATGTAAACTCGAAGGACTTCCGAGACACACGTCCACCCATGCTGCGGGAGTCGTGATGAGTGAAGCCCCGCTAGTGCAGTGGGTACCCATTCAGGGCAGTGCATCCGGTATTCACTTGACTCAGTTTTCTATGGACATACTGGAAGAAATCGGATTGTTAAAAATGGATTTTCTGGGACTCCGTAATCTAAGTATTTTAGAGAGAATTGTGAAGAACGTCCAAATGGGAACAAATAAATCCTTCTCACTGGACTCGATTCCCATGGATGATCCAAAAACCTTTGAATTGCTGAGTAAAGGACAGACCAATGGAATTTTCCAGCTTGAATCAGAAGGAATGCGAAATGTATTAAAGAGATTGAAGCCTAATTCTTTTGAAGATATTGTGGCCGTTAACGCATTATACCGTCCAGGCCCGATGGAAAACATCCCGACGTATATCAAGCGGAAACATGGGGGCGAGAAAGTGGAATATCCTTTGCCTGACTTAAAGCCGATCCTTGAAATGACCTACGGCGTCATTGTATATCAGGAACAAATCATGCAAATTGCTTCGAAAATGGCCGGCTTCTCACTTGGAGAAGCAGATTTGCTCAGAAGAGCGGTTTCGAAGAAGAAAAAGGATGTCCTCAATCAGGAGCGGGAGCATTTTGTTTCCGGTTCGACTCGAAAAGGTTATACCGAAGAAGTGGCGCATACGATCTATGATCTTATTGTGAGATTCGCAGATTATGGATTCAACCGGTCGCATGCCGTCGCGTATAGTATGATCGCCTATCAACTGGCCTATCTAAAAGCGCATTATCCTGCTTTTTTCATCTCTTCCCTCTTAACATCTGTAGTGGGAAATGAGACGAAGGTGGCTCAATACATTAGGGAAGCAAAGCTTTATGACCTTGAGATTTTACCTCCTTCCATTAATACGAGTCAGTTTGTTTTTACTGTGGAAGGAAAGAATCGCATCCGTTATAGCCTGGGGGCAATTAAGGGAATAGGAGCGGCAGCTTTAAAGGAAATCATTCGTGCGAGAAAAGAAAAGCCATTTCAGGACCTGTTTGATTTTTGCATGAGGGTTTCTTCCAAAAGCATCAACCGTAAAATCCTCGAAAACCTGGTGTTGGCAGGGGCTTTCGATGAATTTGAAGTAGATCGGGCTATTCTCCTTGCGAGCCTGGATGTGGCGGCTCAACATGCTGAACTGGTGAACCCTGAAGATGATCCTGATTTGTTTCATGAAGAAGAGGCCTTCCTCTTGAAGCCTAAATACGTGGAAGTGGAGGCTATGACGATTGATACCATGCTTCAATTCGAGAAGCAGGTACTGGGGCTATACTTATCCAATCATCCCGTTTCTTCTCATCGTCCCCTGTTTGATCAGTGTGGACTGCAGCAGATAGCCGATCTTCAGAAAGGTTCGAAAATCACATTTGGCGGTTATATTATGGGAGTGAAATCCATCCGGACCAAAAAGGGAGAAGTGATGGCATTCCTTGAAATAGGTGATGAAAGTGGGGAAATCGAAGCAGTGGTGTTCCCAAATGTGTATCGCCATAACATGACGCTTCTGAAAGAAGGGAACATCCTCCTGTTTGGCGGTAACGTGGAAGATCGCAATGATAAGCTACAGTTCATTGTGAATCACCTCGAAACCATGCAAGAGGCAGAAAGGAAAGTGAAAGAAAGGGATCAGAAGCTATATTTGAAAATTGCCAGGGAGCAGGATGAAGAGGCGTGCATGCAGCACATCCACCAGACCATTAAACGGTTTAAAGGGAAGAACCCGGTGATCGTTTATTATGAACGTGAAAAAAAGAGCATTCAGCTTCCAGACAATTTACGCGTGATTCCGTCTGTAGAGGCAATACGTGAATTACATCAAATTCTTGGTAAAGCAAATGTGATATTGCAATAA
- a CDS encoding YtrH family sporulation protein: MAEAFFPELFKSFFIAMGVLLGGSLLGGLASFAMGQPLFIEMRRLSDFLRIWAIIAAIGGTFDTVYSFEKGFLNGETKELFKQFLLILSALGGANTAAMIISWLTQEHMPS, from the coding sequence ATGGCAGAAGCTTTCTTTCCGGAATTATTCAAAAGCTTCTTTATTGCTATGGGGGTACTGCTGGGGGGCTCCCTTCTTGGCGGGCTGGCCTCCTTCGCCATGGGGCAGCCTTTATTCATTGAAATGAGACGACTTTCCGATTTCCTGCGCATCTGGGCCATCATCGCGGCGATCGGCGGCACTTTCGATACGGTTTACAGCTTTGAAAAAGGCTTTCTGAATGGAGAAACGAAAGAACTCTTCAAACAATTCCTATTGATTCTTTCCGCTTTAGGAGGAGCTAACACCGCTGCCATGATCATTTCATGGCTCACACAGGAGCATATGCCGTCATGA
- the ytrI gene encoding sporulation membrane protein YtrI — protein sequence MRIPPFYRLPSWQRFFAGMVVGGIISWMIFLFMFGTMHEKQAQKIEEQKHDISKLKNTLSYLQEEYKQLNNENEDELTIQEVKVKIINNTKTKVELLSIHETEDRLSEDLRSLLTKDLETVYGNKELIKKIIENKTVKLNDKSFNLKVREMYFYTTTQITLELRYEE from the coding sequence ATGAGAATCCCACCCTTTTACCGGCTTCCTTCCTGGCAGCGATTCTTTGCAGGAATGGTTGTAGGCGGAATCATCAGCTGGATGATCTTCTTATTCATGTTCGGAACCATGCATGAGAAGCAAGCGCAGAAGATAGAAGAACAAAAACATGACATTAGCAAACTGAAAAACACCCTCTCCTACCTTCAAGAAGAATACAAACAATTAAACAACGAAAACGAAGACGAACTCACCATCCAGGAAGTCAAAGTAAAGATCATCAACAATACGAAAACAAAAGTGGAATTACTCAGTATACACGAAACAGAGGACCGGTTGAGCGAGGATTTGCGGAGCCTTTTGACCAAAGACTTAGAAACGGTGTACGGGAATAAGGAACTCATCAAGAAGATCATTGAAAATAAAACCGTTAAATTGAATGACAAGTCCTTTAATTTGAAAGTGCGGGAGATGTACTTTTATACGACTACACAGATTACGTTGGAGTTGAGGTATGAGGAGTGA
- a CDS encoding sigma-70 family RNA polymerase sigma factor has product MKSSPTNFIIRLKKKKEDALEYIIDAYMPLAKTIAKKILHNRNRLDIDECINDVFLTVWQNAHQFKGEPEDFKKWIGMITKYKAIDRYRQAEKRNAREQTDESLLQKGSSLETDTSVLQREEKNELLAAISQLEDLDRDIFMMNYYLDLTNKEIADQLNLSKAAVDNRLYRGKKKLASNVKLKERLV; this is encoded by the coding sequence ATGAAAAGTTCACCGACCAATTTCATCATCAGGTTAAAAAAGAAAAAAGAGGATGCATTGGAGTACATTATCGATGCTTACATGCCACTCGCGAAAACCATTGCCAAAAAGATTTTGCACAACAGAAATCGACTTGATATCGATGAATGTATCAACGATGTGTTCCTGACCGTCTGGCAAAATGCCCATCAGTTTAAAGGAGAACCTGAGGACTTCAAAAAATGGATTGGGATGATCACAAAGTATAAAGCAATCGACCGATACCGGCAGGCAGAGAAGCGCAACGCACGTGAACAAACGGACGAATCCCTACTTCAAAAAGGAAGTTCTCTCGAAACCGATACCTCCGTATTGCAGCGGGAAGAAAAAAATGAATTATTAGCGGCGATCAGCCAGCTTGAGGACCTGGACCGGGATATTTTCATGATGAACTATTATTTAGATTTAACGAACAAGGAAATTGCAGATCAATTAAACCTTTCGAAAGCGGCAGTGGATAACCGTTTATACCGCGGAAAGAAAAAGTTAGCGTCGAATGTGAAATTAAAGGAGCGGCTGGTATGA
- a CDS encoding DUF4179 domain-containing protein, with protein sequence MSMKEWMDLDIESLELEEVTELEKKRVKQHVLKKLENKHAWRNIAVASVMLIGISTAAGYAYPSLASQVPFMDDVIQYFSNDEAGKEFDEFSTDIGLAEMSNGVTVMIDNAVYDGTNITVSYAIETDKDFGEGMNSGAHWFDIAGSNGSGGSSEITKIGPNRYVGLSTITPSFKGGDFPEKVDITWEPQTLYSTSNDVKVHGEWSFAFSLKRLVGDVRLVNETVKTNDIHFTLKSVELTDVSTVIAYEQVVTDTLLLEWPEVSPVFKVTDDLGHVYLDGTGGGGFSADNGKTLEGTTTFSTIQEGATKLIIKPVEIASLGSGKDHTEMELEPIIIDLE encoded by the coding sequence ATGAGCATGAAGGAATGGATGGATTTAGATATAGAGTCACTTGAACTTGAAGAAGTGACAGAGTTGGAAAAAAAGCGCGTGAAACAGCATGTACTGAAGAAGCTCGAAAATAAGCACGCATGGAGGAATATCGCTGTGGCATCCGTTATGCTGATCGGAATCTCCACTGCTGCGGGTTATGCCTACCCTTCCTTGGCATCGCAGGTTCCCTTCATGGATGATGTCATACAGTATTTCAGTAATGACGAGGCAGGCAAAGAATTCGACGAGTTCTCGACGGATATCGGTCTGGCTGAGATGAGCAACGGGGTGACCGTCATGATCGATAATGCCGTGTATGACGGAACGAATATAACGGTCTCCTATGCGATTGAAACGGATAAAGACTTCGGGGAAGGCATGAACAGCGGGGCACATTGGTTCGACATCGCAGGTTCGAATGGAAGCGGCGGGAGTAGTGAAATCACGAAGATCGGCCCTAATCGCTATGTCGGTTTGTCTACCATCACGCCGAGCTTTAAAGGCGGGGACTTTCCGGAAAAGGTGGATATCACATGGGAACCACAGACGCTTTACAGCACGTCGAATGATGTAAAGGTCCATGGAGAATGGTCATTCGCCTTTTCCTTAAAACGACTGGTAGGAGACGTCAGGCTCGTAAACGAAACCGTTAAAACGAACGATATTCACTTTACATTAAAATCAGTTGAGCTTACCGATGTTTCAACAGTGATCGCCTATGAACAGGTGGTCACAGACACACTTCTCCTGGAGTGGCCGGAAGTTTCACCGGTATTCAAAGTGACGGACGACCTGGGCCATGTCTACCTGGATGGAACGGGGGGCGGAGGCTTTTCAGCGGATAATGGCAAAACATTGGAAGGCACAACAACATTCAGTACCATTCAAGAAGGTGCAACTAAACTCATCATCAAACCCGTGGAAATTGCCAGTCTGGGGTCCGGGAAAGATCATACTGAAATGGAACTCGAACCCATTATCATTGATTTAGAATAA
- a CDS encoding phosphotransferase, protein MPIHEKRIREVYPEFEITHSEVNEIGQNNDVLIVNHSIVFRFPKYMEGIRKLKKETGVLESIKGNLSLPVPYPLYQSMEPAEVGKVFTGYRLIEGDPLWPGVFKEYEEHSLKIASQLVKFLTELHSRPVEDLEVEKNSIDDIRSSIEDLYERFREKLFPHMNVKAKLEVSRHFDSFLSKNELLDFKPVLTHGDFGASNILWNRERNEVSGIIDFGESEVGDPAYDFAGLLSSYGEPFVRRCLEMYQNGDRIFARMNFYRGTFALQEALHGVENDDPEAFESGMKGYR, encoded by the coding sequence GTGCCCATCCATGAAAAGAGAATAAGAGAAGTCTACCCTGAGTTTGAGATTACTCACAGTGAAGTGAATGAAATCGGTCAGAATAATGATGTTCTCATTGTTAACCATTCCATCGTGTTCCGATTCCCCAAGTACATGGAAGGGATCAGGAAGTTGAAGAAAGAAACGGGCGTATTGGAAAGTATAAAGGGAAACCTCTCATTGCCGGTCCCATACCCCCTTTACCAATCCATGGAGCCCGCAGAAGTGGGGAAAGTGTTTACCGGATACAGGTTGATTGAGGGTGATCCTTTATGGCCAGGGGTTTTTAAAGAGTATGAAGAACATAGTCTTAAAATCGCTTCCCAATTGGTGAAATTTTTGACTGAATTGCACTCCCGGCCTGTCGAAGATTTAGAGGTTGAAAAGAACAGCATCGATGATATTCGGAGCTCGATTGAAGATTTATACGAAAGATTCAGAGAGAAACTCTTTCCCCATATGAATGTGAAAGCTAAGCTGGAAGTCAGCCGGCACTTCGATTCGTTCTTATCCAAAAATGAACTTCTGGATTTCAAACCGGTCCTCACACATGGAGACTTTGGTGCATCGAATATTCTCTGGAATAGGGAAAGAAATGAAGTATCCGGAATCATCGATTTTGGTGAATCGGAAGTGGGCGATCCCGCTTATGACTTTGCAGGACTATTATCCAGTTACGGCGAACCTTTCGTCAGAAGGTGCCTGGAGATGTATCAGAATGGGGACCGGATTTTTGCCAGAATGAACTTTTACCGGGGTACATTTGCATTGCAGGAAGCACTCCATGGAGTTGAGAATGACGACCCGGAAGCATTTGAGAGTGGGATGAAGGGATACAGGTAA
- a CDS encoding alpha/beta hydrolase, with the protein MKKWERKLLHTTRGVFEVFIKGQGDPLCVTHHYSEFNHTGDYFAEAFTGTNQVFLINLREAGGSDKATESYQLSMLETIFDLESVREELGFRQWGFAGHSTGGMLGVLYGIHFSKNLDFTVIVGAAAREYMTFSEDCIYNKAHPDFDRMQELIETLKQPNLPLEKRKELSVERTKLSLYKPEKYSELFSLDIHKGMSAARMNFFIRELQVYDITRKLEFISVPTLVMCGRYDVQCPLKYSIEMAEGIPDSRLIIFEKSNHYPFLEEAERFAEEYELFWKNRK; encoded by the coding sequence ATGAAAAAATGGGAAAGAAAATTACTGCATACAACTCGTGGAGTATTTGAAGTTTTTATCAAAGGACAGGGAGATCCCCTATGTGTCACACACCATTATTCTGAGTTCAATCATACTGGAGACTATTTTGCAGAGGCGTTCACAGGAACCAACCAGGTCTTCTTGATCAACTTGCGGGAAGCAGGGGGCTCTGACAAAGCAACTGAATCATATCAGCTGAGTATGCTGGAAACCATATTTGATCTGGAATCGGTACGGGAAGAGTTAGGGTTTCGTCAGTGGGGATTTGCCGGTCATTCTACTGGAGGGATGTTGGGCGTCCTCTACGGAATTCACTTCTCAAAAAATCTGGATTTCACTGTGATTGTCGGGGCGGCTGCGAGAGAGTATATGACCTTTTCGGAAGACTGCATCTACAACAAAGCACACCCTGATTTTGACAGGATGCAGGAGTTGATTGAAACACTGAAGCAACCGAATTTACCACTTGAAAAAAGAAAAGAGCTTTCAGTGGAAAGGACGAAATTGTCATTATATAAACCTGAAAAATATAGTGAACTTTTTTCGCTTGATATTCATAAAGGGATGTCTGCCGCAAGAATGAACTTTTTTATTCGTGAACTACAAGTGTATGATATCACAAGAAAACTGGAGTTTATTTCAGTCCCCACGTTAGTCATGTGTGGGAGATATGATGTCCAATGTCCATTAAAGTACTCGATTGAAATGGCTGAAGGTATACCGGATTCCAGATTGATCATCTTTGAGAAGAGTAACCACTACCCGTTTCTTGAAGAGGCAGAGCGGTTTGCAGAGGAGTATGAGTTGTTTTGGAAGAATAGGAAATAG
- a CDS encoding DUF4362 domain-containing protein — MMMVTQKWVWILSVILFILTGCGESDQAAQPADGEGSELNADVIDMHGGITGLDNMENYFQQVEKDENGDLRVIHYTIEGDPIITDLSYDGHYIEVKNDFTRDQYGNGGVDTFQCRKMNKEENPTNLTYYLTGCKGTHGDMSEVLTVSYNVKRQDVFEAELSYGENGQKQKTIQLNEKDKQEVYKQLVLANYLNSKPSSDACTKEKQTDTYSMYVKINGADRTFNWKSCESSEKTNKFTDIAEYIIHSFENPTQTSENVIYGYVMEVEENQILIGEDLTATDYESLKNVKREELANFVMTFLYVETENAQGFSEGDKIVVEVDEMLEEGSLGRVSASDIKKISEWE; from the coding sequence ATGATGATGGTAACTCAAAAATGGGTGTGGATACTTTCCGTTATTCTCTTTATTCTGACCGGATGCGGGGAATCAGATCAGGCTGCACAGCCTGCTGATGGAGAGGGTTCTGAACTGAATGCTGATGTGATAGATATGCACGGTGGAATCACAGGGCTGGATAACATGGAGAATTATTTTCAGCAGGTAGAAAAGGATGAAAATGGAGATTTAAGAGTCATCCACTATACGATAGAAGGGGATCCCATTATAACGGATTTATCTTACGATGGGCACTATATAGAGGTAAAAAACGACTTTACGAGAGATCAATATGGAAATGGCGGTGTGGATACCTTTCAATGCCGAAAAATGAATAAAGAAGAAAATCCAACCAACCTGACGTATTATCTGACGGGTTGTAAAGGAACCCACGGGGATATGAGTGAGGTCCTTACGGTTTCTTACAATGTAAAACGGCAGGACGTATTTGAAGCAGAATTATCCTATGGTGAAAATGGTCAAAAACAAAAAACCATACAACTAAATGAAAAGGATAAGCAAGAAGTGTACAAGCAGCTGGTGTTGGCGAATTATTTGAATTCAAAGCCCTCGAGTGATGCATGTACTAAAGAGAAACAAACGGATACCTATTCCATGTATGTGAAAATAAATGGAGCAGACCGCACGTTCAACTGGAAATCCTGTGAATCTAGTGAAAAAACGAACAAGTTTACAGATATCGCTGAGTACATCATTCATTCATTTGAAAACCCTACCCAAACCAGTGAAAATGTCATTTATGGTTACGTCATGGAAGTTGAAGAGAATCAGATATTGATTGGAGAGGATTTGACTGCCACCGACTACGAGTCGTTGAAGAATGTAAAACGGGAAGAATTAGCGAATTTTGTTATGACCTTTTTATATGTAGAGACTGAAAATGCCCAAGGTTTTTCTGAGGGAGATAAAATTGTTGTTGAAGTTGACGAAATGTTAGAAGAAGGCTCACTTGGAAGGGTGAGCGCTAGTGATATTAAAAAGATAAGTGAGTGGGAATAG